From one Paenibacillus sp. FSL K6-1330 genomic stretch:
- a CDS encoding helix-turn-helix transcriptional regulator, with product MATEANIQGEILTGIEMIQIMFLEDNKIVSNNKEANRFEIMAVIPDMSYSQELKGEFAVERLSEIYKDIMKQIKSPALMAEILGVATINEAVLFKEFALQYWDLWGASKEETEIIFNGFREKFRIIAEKAKGATLDTSNDDIEPMEMKIDASEQPKEMTNAQKIGVKLRYYRKKKGLTGEQVAEYLNVSRMTMRLD from the coding sequence TTGGCTACCGAAGCCAATATTCAAGGGGAAATACTTACTGGTATAGAAATGATTCAAATTATGTTTTTAGAAGATAATAAGATTGTATCTAATAATAAGGAAGCTAATAGATTTGAAATAATGGCAGTTATACCGGATATGAGTTATTCCCAAGAGCTTAAAGGAGAATTTGCTGTTGAAAGACTTAGTGAAATTTATAAGGATATAATGAAACAAATAAAGTCACCTGCCCTTATGGCAGAAATACTTGGAGTAGCGACAATTAATGAAGCGGTTTTATTTAAAGAATTTGCATTGCAATATTGGGATCTTTGGGGAGCATCCAAAGAAGAAACAGAAATCATTTTTAATGGGTTTAGAGAAAAATTCAGAATTATTGCAGAAAAAGCCAAAGGCGCTACACTTGATACGTCTAATGATGATATCGAACCAATGGAAATGAAGATAGATGCAAGTGAGCAACCTAAAGAAATGACCAATGCCCAAAAAATTGGTGTTAAACTTCGTTACTATCGAAAGAAGAAAGGCTTAACGGGTGAGCAGGTTGCTGAATACCTTAATGTCAGCAGGATGACTATGAGACTGGATTAA
- a CDS encoding DUF6382 domain-containing protein, giving the protein MLGLKADFMQNGGTIMVLDRAEGIQSSELNHVQLGMIRSSRIPHFLKLHMKEVDYKVTLEYDITGKKMLSQALKSERMTLTEYFGLLLQIVTALEDSKLYMLQPENYILHEDYLFIEGSLDLGTLYLTYVPVAATEAGGTRLPVMLKELMTRLLASVTELKGGGIQALMSFCSEQSFNLPGLKKLVVDLLAGEGEDHRAVTQANAAVSSGLNQGSLYTGSQSSNMGSKPAFAFTEPARGRTAVPQTESDINTDKQSLIRGLTERTNEMFGKRGKSEETNSHVGRSPLGSTPSWLPDTDDTNSEASDNDKTSPLRTYILLGCLLAAAGAWRLLYMNQPTSLMLGLSVGITILLAAVTWLGWTGKLQLLSRRSGDWSGSLPMFESTELSPQEHSKWKSVPRFQADPLSGLLGDNSETDAGKAEAELEEGKENWRWRVPKSPVNSERDHHSAGYPAQSPQGHAYSRSSEAAAATADPYGEEGDYYAQLAQRTEVLSVPGGGGATVLLSPDAAARPGVQHSAGAYLELNEPNAVTPQRIELHQPHFIIGRSPDVAQFVAQGVGTSRAHVELSREGGGYVLKDLGSRNGTMLKGESMVPYKEYPLMEGDVFIIAGWEFTLRRGLY; this is encoded by the coding sequence ATGCTCGGATTAAAGGCGGATTTTATGCAGAATGGTGGAACCATTATGGTGCTGGACCGGGCTGAAGGAATCCAATCATCAGAACTTAATCATGTACAGCTGGGAATGATCCGTTCTTCGAGAATCCCTCATTTCTTGAAGCTGCATATGAAAGAAGTCGATTATAAGGTAACGCTGGAGTATGATATCACCGGCAAAAAAATGCTGTCTCAAGCGTTAAAGAGCGAGCGAATGACGCTGACCGAATATTTTGGATTGCTGCTGCAAATCGTCACCGCTCTGGAGGACAGCAAGCTGTATATGCTTCAGCCGGAGAATTACATACTTCATGAGGATTATCTGTTTATTGAAGGTTCCCTGGATCTTGGCACTTTATATTTAACGTATGTTCCCGTTGCAGCTACCGAAGCAGGCGGCACACGTCTTCCAGTTATGCTCAAAGAGCTAATGACAAGGTTGCTCGCATCGGTGACGGAGCTAAAAGGGGGAGGGATACAGGCACTGATGTCGTTTTGCAGTGAACAGAGCTTCAATCTGCCGGGACTTAAGAAGCTTGTGGTCGACCTGTTAGCAGGAGAGGGTGAAGACCATCGTGCTGTAACTCAAGCAAATGCAGCAGTGTCTTCAGGTTTGAATCAAGGATCGCTCTATACCGGTAGTCAATCAAGCAACATGGGCTCCAAGCCTGCATTCGCATTTACAGAACCGGCTCGCGGGCGGACTGCAGTGCCGCAGACGGAGAGTGACATCAACACGGATAAACAGAGTTTAATCCGAGGTCTGACTGAGCGTACCAATGAGATGTTTGGGAAGAGGGGCAAGAGCGAGGAAACGAATTCTCATGTGGGTCGAAGCCCTTTGGGTTCCACTCCCTCGTGGCTGCCTGATACGGATGATACAAATTCAGAAGCTTCGGACAATGACAAGACTTCGCCTCTTCGCACCTATATTTTATTAGGATGTTTGCTCGCCGCAGCGGGAGCTTGGAGATTACTTTACATGAATCAGCCTACTTCACTGATGTTGGGGTTGTCGGTTGGGATTACGATTCTGCTTGCTGCAGTAACCTGGCTTGGCTGGACAGGTAAACTTCAGCTGCTATCACGGAGATCCGGCGATTGGTCCGGTTCCCTGCCCATGTTCGAGTCAACAGAGCTTAGCCCGCAGGAGCATTCCAAGTGGAAGTCCGTCCCACGTTTTCAGGCGGATCCTTTATCGGGGCTTCTTGGGGATAACTCGGAAACAGACGCCGGAAAAGCAGAAGCAGAGCTTGAGGAGGGAAAAGAGAATTGGAGATGGCGGGTCCCTAAATCTCCAGTTAACTCCGAGAGAGATCACCATTCAGCGGGATATCCTGCACAGTCTCCGCAGGGCCATGCTTATTCGCGTTCATCTGAGGCAGCAGCTGCGACTGCGGATCCATATGGGGAGGAGGGGGATTATTATGCCCAGTTGGCCCAACGGACGGAGGTGCTTTCGGTCCCTGGAGGCGGGGGGGCTACCGTGCTGCTAAGTCCGGATGCCGCAGCCCGTCCAGGCGTGCAACATTCAGCAGGTGCTTACCTCGAGCTAAACGAACCGAATGCAGTTACCCCCCAGCGGATTGAACTGCATCAGCCCCATTTCATTATCGGCCGGTCCCCTGACGTAGCCCAATTCGTCGCACAGGGAGTGGGGACTTCACGGGCACATGTCGAACTTTCGCGTGAAGGCGGAGGTTACGTACTGAAGGATCTGGGTTCGAGAAATGGCACGATGTTGAAGGGGGAGTCCATGGTGCCTTATAAAGAATACCCTCTGATGGAGGGGGATGTCTTTATTATTGCGGGATGGGAGTTTACCTTGCGCAGGGGTTTATATTAA
- a CDS encoding A24 family peptidase, with protein MAVAFVVCAVYLIAAFITDLRSMKIPNVLTVSAMLSGPVYYGVLDGWEGLFFSLQGLGAGFLILLIMYFIGAVGAGDVKLFGGIGAWTGLWFTLQGIMYSVIFAGVIGLLILLWRRETMKRIRNVVGSIAGVFVMKSWLPWRNSQEEHLRFPFMIAVLPGVISTYVVLHL; from the coding sequence ATGGCCGTTGCTTTTGTTGTTTGTGCCGTTTATCTGATCGCGGCATTCATTACAGATCTTCGTTCCATGAAAATACCGAATGTTTTAACCGTTTCTGCTATGCTGTCCGGTCCTGTCTATTATGGCGTTCTGGACGGGTGGGAGGGGCTGTTCTTTTCTTTGCAGGGTCTTGGAGCAGGGTTTCTTATCTTGTTGATCATGTATTTTATAGGGGCTGTGGGAGCGGGTGACGTTAAGCTGTTTGGGGGGATTGGTGCCTGGACCGGTTTATGGTTTACCTTGCAGGGCATCATGTATTCTGTAATTTTTGCCGGTGTCATCGGTTTGCTCATCCTGCTCTGGCGGCGGGAAACGATGAAGCGAATACGCAATGTCGTTGGCAGTATCGCCGGCGTTTTTGTTATGAAGAGCTGGTTACCATGGCGCAATAGCCAGGAGGAACACTTGCGATTCCCCTTTATGATTGCTGTCCTTCCTGGTGTAATCAGCACGTATGTGGTACTGCACTTGTAG
- a CDS encoding TadE family protein, protein MKRLSVIQKPLHKGKASSEQGSMVVEAALVLPMFMFFVIFLIYIVQMTLISTALQSTVSDTVKTVAAHMYPVSLAVQANADGSGTGEGSPSTSHWEIPKLSLSDWVSNYSDSLPSPVNEWITQAVASGEEPLQQLKNQTVEAVLDPVVKPMLKPFMPDNLLDYDRIHVSNVHIPNLKSGASPYFGIEVNYALPIRVPFLNKRIVLQAKAQERLWIGDTGEGGTGSGNGSGTNGAIELLEKPNPAVASKQAKVKVKVEPGSSAQLSVYYKSGQSTAKYLGWETADGNGYIEWEWNVGFNTTPGTWLFVVETADGQRIEVPFTVVARSGS, encoded by the coding sequence ATGAAACGATTATCGGTAATACAGAAACCTCTCCATAAAGGTAAAGCGTCATCGGAACAAGGAAGCATGGTGGTGGAAGCTGCACTTGTGCTGCCGATGTTTATGTTTTTTGTCATTTTTCTCATTTATATCGTGCAAATGACGTTGATATCGACAGCGCTCCAGAGTACCGTTTCGGATACGGTCAAAACCGTAGCGGCTCATATGTATCCCGTCTCGCTAGCCGTGCAGGCCAATGCCGATGGTAGTGGAACAGGAGAAGGTTCACCAAGCACATCCCATTGGGAGATTCCCAAATTGTCACTTTCTGATTGGGTTTCGAATTACAGCGACTCTCTTCCTTCTCCTGTTAATGAATGGATAACGCAAGCCGTAGCGTCAGGCGAGGAGCCGCTGCAGCAGCTTAAGAACCAAACCGTGGAAGCCGTACTCGATCCCGTGGTCAAGCCGATGCTGAAGCCATTTATGCCTGATAATCTTCTGGACTATGATCGAATCCATGTGTCCAATGTTCACATTCCGAATTTGAAGAGCGGGGCGAGTCCCTATTTCGGCATTGAGGTGAATTACGCGCTTCCGATCCGGGTTCCTTTCTTGAACAAACGCATCGTGCTGCAGGCAAAAGCTCAGGAGAGATTATGGATCGGTGACACCGGCGAAGGAGGGACGGGTTCAGGGAATGGCTCGGGGACTAACGGGGCTATTGAGCTGTTGGAGAAGCCGAATCCGGCCGTTGCTAGCAAGCAGGCTAAGGTAAAAGTGAAAGTGGAGCCGGGAAGCAGTGCCCAACTGTCAGTCTATTATAAGAGTGGTCAGAGCACGGCTAAATATTTGGGCTGGGAGACCGCCGACGGTAACGGCTATATCGAGTGGGAATGGAACGTAGGCTTTAATACAACGCCTGGAACGTGGCTGTTTGTCGTTGAGACAGCAGACGGACAGCGAATTGAGGTTCCGTTTACGGTGGTGGCGCGGTCAGGTTCTTGA
- a CDS encoding TadE family protein: MNKRLPRRWKDETGSFTVEASLVLPIVLMVTVLLLFLCLYIYQKSMLVQASAAASERTAYSWDNSHKFAATGSVGQGQYDSLYWRLTDDHVLGSLFGLAGGDGTKSIQLPHGEEGSGKLPELKMSKGGTAVPASMAGEMRYSNQLLIRKVTTSLNEQVSLTPLSRILDDGGQIKVSAQSIVVDPVEFIRTVDLMRYYGSKFQGGRNGTDKAAAGEVLQKFGGSR, encoded by the coding sequence TTGAATAAACGGCTGCCGAGAAGATGGAAGGACGAGACAGGGAGCTTCACGGTGGAAGCTTCCCTGGTTCTTCCCATCGTACTGATGGTGACGGTATTGCTTCTGTTCCTATGCTTGTATATCTACCAGAAGTCGATGCTGGTTCAGGCATCGGCCGCGGCTTCCGAAAGGACCGCGTATAGCTGGGACAACAGCCACAAGTTCGCAGCTACGGGATCCGTAGGGCAGGGACAATATGATTCGTTATATTGGCGGTTAACGGATGATCATGTTCTAGGAAGTCTATTTGGTTTGGCCGGTGGAGACGGCACGAAGTCGATACAATTGCCGCACGGCGAAGAAGGCAGTGGGAAGCTGCCGGAACTCAAAATGTCCAAGGGCGGTACGGCTGTGCCCGCTAGCATGGCGGGAGAGATGCGTTATTCGAATCAGCTGCTCATTCGAAAGGTGACGACTTCGTTAAATGAGCAGGTATCTCTGACGCCATTGAGTCGAATATTGGACGATGGAGGTCAGATCAAGGTCAGCGCACAATCGATCGTGGTGGATCCTGTTGAATTTATTCGCACGGTGGATCTAATGCGATATTACGGATCGAAGTTTCAAGGCGGGAGAAATGGAACGGATAAGGCTGCCGCAGGAGAAGTTCTACAAAAGTTCGGAGGTTCGCGATAG
- a CDS encoding Flp1 family type IVb pilin, producing MMLSMAKNGMKAFWKDEKGIGTLEMILILVVILIIALIFKDQITALVNNLFKNVNNKSKEFLE from the coding sequence ATGATGTTAAGCATGGCAAAGAACGGGATGAAAGCTTTTTGGAAGGATGAGAAAGGGATAGGAACGCTGGAGATGATCCTGATCCTAGTCGTTATTTTGATTATCGCGCTTATATTTAAAGATCAGATTACGGCCTTGGTGAACAACTTGTTTAAAAACGTGAATAACAAGAGTAAAGAGTTCCTTGAATAA
- a CDS encoding type II secretion system F family protein, whose product MLTWISGALMVLLVGGWVVLNQTCGERYHRLGKVPMEGLRLQRLAPPLLFLLERGKVPMRLPIIFYRMQGSVQKIHGLRHSTEMTLLFMAEALAYTWLILIGGCLWTLLLGDVIGLLAGLGLGALLPVALVKDLHKKVTLREQDIVMELPELLNKIVLLVGAGETVQRAIIHCVERNKDANHPLYAELKRMVLEWEGGHPFQQAFEQFNKRCGVQEVSIFTTTVLLNFRRGGNDFVLALRDLSRVLWEKRKAIARTRGEQASSKLVLPMVVIFMIVIVLLGAPAFMMMNM is encoded by the coding sequence ATGCTGACATGGATATCCGGCGCGCTGATGGTTCTGCTTGTGGGTGGTTGGGTGGTGCTGAATCAAACGTGCGGCGAACGGTACCATCGTCTTGGCAAAGTGCCAATGGAAGGTCTTAGGCTGCAGCGGTTAGCACCGCCTCTGTTGTTTCTGCTCGAGCGAGGGAAGGTTCCAATGCGCCTGCCGATTATATTTTATCGAATGCAGGGCTCCGTTCAGAAGATCCATGGCTTGCGGCACAGCACAGAAATGACATTATTGTTTATGGCCGAGGCACTTGCGTATACATGGCTTATTTTGATCGGTGGCTGCCTGTGGACATTGCTGTTGGGGGATGTCATCGGACTTCTGGCCGGATTGGGATTGGGTGCATTGCTGCCCGTCGCTTTGGTAAAGGACCTCCATAAAAAGGTCACGCTGCGTGAGCAGGATATCGTGATGGAGCTGCCGGAGCTTCTGAACAAGATTGTGCTGCTTGTTGGCGCCGGCGAGACGGTGCAGCGGGCGATCATTCATTGCGTGGAACGGAACAAGGACGCGAACCATCCCCTGTATGCTGAGCTGAAGAGAATGGTGCTTGAATGGGAGGGAGGCCATCCGTTCCAGCAAGCCTTCGAGCAGTTCAATAAACGGTGCGGCGTTCAGGAGGTATCGATATTTACAACAACCGTCCTGCTTAATTTTAGGCGTGGCGGGAATGACTTTGTCCTGGCACTGCGGGATTTGTCCCGCGTGCTGTGGGAGAAGCGCAAGGCCATTGCAAGAACAAGGGGCGAGCAGGCCTCCTCAAAGCTGGTGCTGCCAATGGTGGTCATTTTCATGATCGTGATTGTTTTGCTCGGAGCGCCTGCATTTATGATGATGAACATGTAG
- a CDS encoding type II secretion system F family protein — protein MKQSGGSVLTPEEGQGERVIKRSKGAGKREHAAPTRTNTLPDYGVYHLSLRQRTGCVILGGLLFFFIGYLFYHNLILSLLLGTGGLTVPKFWRRFMLEIRRKTLNLHFKQALYSLSSSLSAGRSVENGFRDAVQDLLLLDPGGNSDLIFELKVIVSRLEYGEPIETALQDFARRAGMEDLTNFADVFSTCKRTGGDLVEVVRRTSSVIGEKLDIQQEISVMIAQKRFESKALLAAPFLLLLFMNMTSPDYMESMYSGSGIIISTFALAALGGCFLWITKMMNIKV, from the coding sequence ATGAAGCAATCTGGCGGTTCGGTATTGACTCCGGAAGAGGGTCAAGGTGAGAGGGTGATCAAGAGGAGTAAGGGGGCTGGAAAGCGTGAGCATGCTGCGCCTACTCGAACCAACACTCTCCCGGATTACGGCGTCTATCATCTCTCGCTTAGACAGAGAACAGGATGTGTCATCCTTGGCGGCCTTTTGTTTTTCTTCATCGGTTATCTGTTTTATCACAATCTGATTTTGTCGCTGCTGCTTGGAACGGGAGGTCTGACGGTCCCTAAATTTTGGCGACGGTTTATGTTGGAAATCAGGCGCAAGACGCTGAATCTTCACTTCAAGCAAGCTCTGTATTCCTTGTCCTCATCTCTGTCGGCTGGCCGCTCCGTAGAGAATGGGTTCAGGGACGCCGTTCAGGACTTGCTGCTGCTGGATCCCGGGGGCAACAGCGATCTGATCTTTGAACTCAAAGTCATTGTGTCCCGTTTGGAGTACGGCGAGCCTATTGAAACAGCTTTGCAGGATTTTGCACGTAGGGCGGGGATGGAGGATCTAACGAACTTTGCCGATGTCTTCTCGACTTGCAAACGAACAGGCGGTGATCTGGTTGAAGTCGTGCGCAGAACCTCTTCTGTCATCGGAGAAAAGCTGGATATTCAGCAGGAGATATCCGTCATGATCGCCCAGAAGCGGTTTGAATCCAAGGCGCTTCTTGCGGCTCCTTTCCTCCTGCTGCTGTTCATGAATATGACATCTCCCGATTATATGGAGTCCATGTATAGCGGATCGGGGATCATAATCTCTACTTTTGCACTGGCGGCTCTAGGAGGCTGTTTCTTATGGATCACCAAAATGATGAATATCAAGGTGTAA